A section of the Mesorhizobium loti genome encodes:
- a CDS encoding ABC transporter substrate-binding protein codes for MKSSLKLALGLASAITASTAVSNVAHAEDLTLCWAAWDPANALVELSKDFTKETGIGMKFEFVPWTNYADRFLNELNSHGKLCDLIIGDSQWIGGAAENGHYVKLNDFFDKEKISMDDFVPATVVGYSEWPKNTPNYWALPAMGDVVGWTYRKDWFSKPELQKEFKEKYGWDLGPPATFDQLKQIAEFFQKRQIDGKTVYGASIYTERGSEGITMGAMDVLYSYGFQYENPKKPYEMEGFVNSPDAVKGLEFYKALYDCCTPPGASNSYMGEGVDAFKSGQVAMHMNFAFTWPGLQKDENVGGDKIGYFVNPKGPGGAQFAQLGGQGISVVSYSDKQESALKYVKWFANKDVQAKWWSLGGYSCLNAVVKDPKFPASQPYAQAFLDSMAIVKDFWAEPSYAPLLQASQKRFHDYVVAGQGSAKDALDGLVKDWTQVFQDDGKM; via the coding sequence ATGAAATCGAGCTTGAAATTGGCGTTGGGACTGGCCTCGGCGATTACAGCGTCGACAGCCGTCTCGAACGTCGCGCACGCTGAAGACCTGACGCTGTGCTGGGCCGCATGGGACCCGGCAAACGCGCTTGTCGAACTGTCCAAGGATTTTACCAAGGAAACCGGCATCGGCATGAAATTCGAATTCGTGCCGTGGACCAACTATGCCGACCGTTTCCTCAACGAGCTGAACTCGCACGGCAAATTGTGCGACCTGATCATCGGCGACAGCCAGTGGATCGGCGGCGCGGCCGAGAACGGCCACTACGTCAAGCTGAACGACTTCTTCGACAAGGAGAAGATCAGCATGGACGACTTCGTGCCGGCGACCGTCGTCGGCTATTCGGAATGGCCGAAGAACACGCCGAACTACTGGGCGCTGCCGGCCATGGGCGACGTCGTCGGCTGGACCTACCGCAAGGACTGGTTCTCCAAGCCCGAGCTGCAGAAGGAATTCAAGGAAAAGTATGGCTGGGATCTCGGCCCGCCGGCCACATTCGACCAGCTGAAGCAGATCGCCGAATTCTTCCAGAAGCGGCAGATCGACGGCAAGACCGTCTATGGCGCCTCGATCTACACAGAGCGCGGCTCCGAAGGCATCACCATGGGCGCCATGGATGTGCTCTACAGCTACGGCTTCCAATATGAGAACCCGAAGAAGCCTTACGAGATGGAAGGCTTCGTCAATTCGCCCGACGCGGTCAAGGGCCTGGAATTCTACAAGGCGCTCTATGATTGCTGCACCCCGCCAGGCGCCTCCAACAGCTACATGGGCGAAGGTGTCGATGCCTTCAAATCCGGCCAGGTGGCGATGCACATGAACTTCGCCTTCACATGGCCCGGCCTGCAGAAGGACGAGAATGTCGGTGGCGACAAGATCGGCTATTTCGTCAATCCAAAGGGTCCCGGCGGTGCACAGTTCGCACAGCTCGGCGGCCAGGGCATTTCGGTGGTCTCCTATTCCGACAAGCAGGAATCGGCGCTGAAATACGTCAAGTGGTTCGCCAACAAGGACGTGCAGGCCAAATGGTGGTCGCTTGGCGGCTATTCCTGCCTGAACGCGGTGGTGAAGGATCCGAAGTTCCCAGCCAGCCAGCCCTACGCGCAGGCCTTCCTCGACTCGATGGCCATCGTGAAGGACTTCTGGGCCGAGCCGAGCTACGCGCCGCTGCTGCAGGCCTCGCAGAAGCGCTTCCATGACTATGTCGTTGCCGGCCAGGGTTCGGCCAAGGATGCGCTCGACGGCCTGGTCAAGGACTGGACCCAGGTGTTCCAGGACGACGGCAAGATGTAA
- a CDS encoding carbohydrate ABC transporter permease, translating into MLNRTAENVARATPEPLARKVRGISDKGLAWLFISPTILLLLAINIFPLFWAIYLSFTNYRANRPNEVVKNLGFANYQRILGDQDIWIAMQTTAHFVFWTILLQTLIGFTLAWLIDRKFRGHAFWTTLILVPMMLSPAVVGNFWRFLYEPQIGLFSYVISFVSGIPPTSIQMLSNVELAPWSIVIVDTWMWTPYVMLICLAGLRSIPEYIYEAAEVDRASNWRQFWSITLPMALPFIMLAVLFRGIENFKMFDMVNLLTGGGPGSTTEVASITLKRQAFESWRTGYSSAFAIILFVAVFGLANIYVKALNKVKQR; encoded by the coding sequence ATGCTCAATCGGACCGCGGAGAACGTTGCCCGGGCGACCCCGGAACCGTTGGCCCGCAAGGTCCGTGGCATCAGCGACAAGGGCCTCGCCTGGCTGTTCATCTCGCCGACGATCCTGTTGCTGCTCGCCATCAACATCTTCCCGTTGTTCTGGGCGATCTATCTGTCCTTCACCAACTACCGGGCCAATCGGCCGAACGAGGTGGTGAAGAATCTCGGCTTTGCCAATTACCAGCGCATCCTCGGCGACCAGGACATCTGGATCGCCATGCAGACGACCGCGCATTTCGTATTCTGGACCATCCTCTTGCAGACGCTGATCGGTTTCACGCTGGCCTGGCTGATCGACCGCAAGTTCCGCGGCCACGCCTTCTGGACGACGTTGATCCTGGTGCCGATGATGCTGTCGCCTGCTGTGGTCGGCAACTTCTGGCGCTTCCTCTACGAGCCGCAGATAGGCTTGTTCTCCTATGTCATCTCGTTCGTCAGCGGCATTCCGCCGACGAGCATCCAGATGCTCTCCAACGTCGAGCTGGCGCCGTGGTCGATCGTCATCGTCGACACATGGATGTGGACGCCCTACGTGATGCTGATCTGCCTGGCCGGCCTGCGCTCGATCCCCGAATACATCTACGAGGCGGCCGAGGTCGACCGCGCCTCCAACTGGCGGCAATTCTGGTCGATCACGCTGCCGATGGCGCTGCCCTTCATCATGCTGGCGGTGCTGTTTCGCGGCATCGAGAACTTCAAGATGTTCGACATGGTCAATCTCTTGACCGGCGGCGGGCCGGGTTCGACCACCGAGGTCGCCTCGATCACGCTGAAGCGGCAGGCCTTCGAGAGCTGGCGCACCGGCTATTCCTCGGCGTTCGCCATCATCCTGTTCGTGGCGGTGTTCGGCCTCGCCAACATCTACGTCAAGGCGCTCAACAAGGTGAAGCAGAGATGA
- a CDS encoding carbohydrate ABC transporter permease, translating to MSLTTAHSVVAPSANSKRIAGAIIIAYALISIVPLLWIFATSFKTPPDSIAYPPKIVFQPSIEGYCNLFTTRTRQTPEYINSLGPATGFCDETVRKRNMVIAGPSNFLPRFVNSLIIAFGSTFCAVFLGTLSAYGFSRFKVPLADDLLFFILSTRFMPPIAVAIPIYLMYRELGLSDTALGMILLYTAVNVSLAVWLLKGFIDEIPREYEEAAMIDGYTRLQAFWRTVLPQATTGIAATAIFCLIFAWNEYAFAALLTSGTAQTAPPFIPTIIGEGGQDWPAVAAGTTIFLVPILVFTILLRKQLLRGITFGAVRK from the coding sequence ATGAGCCTGACCACAGCCCATTCGGTCGTCGCCCCTTCGGCGAACTCGAAGCGTATCGCCGGAGCGATCATCATCGCCTATGCGCTAATCTCGATCGTGCCGCTGTTGTGGATCTTCGCCACCAGCTTCAAGACGCCGCCGGATTCGATCGCCTATCCGCCCAAGATCGTCTTCCAGCCCAGCATCGAGGGCTACTGCAACCTGTTCACGACCCGGACAAGGCAGACGCCGGAATACATCAACTCGCTCGGACCGGCGACCGGCTTCTGCGACGAGACGGTGCGCAAGCGCAACATGGTGATCGCCGGCCCGTCCAACTTCCTGCCGCGCTTCGTCAACTCGCTGATCATCGCCTTCGGCTCGACCTTCTGCGCGGTGTTTCTCGGCACACTGTCGGCCTATGGTTTCTCGCGCTTCAAGGTGCCGCTCGCCGACGACCTCCTGTTCTTCATCCTGTCGACGCGCTTCATGCCGCCGATCGCGGTCGCCATCCCGATCTACCTGATGTACCGCGAGCTTGGCCTGTCGGACACGGCACTCGGCATGATCTTGCTCTACACGGCGGTCAATGTCTCGCTGGCGGTGTGGCTCCTGAAAGGCTTCATCGACGAGATCCCGCGCGAGTATGAGGAAGCGGCGATGATCGACGGCTATACGCGGCTGCAGGCCTTCTGGCGCACAGTTTTACCACAGGCGACCACCGGCATTGCCGCGACGGCGATCTTCTGCCTGATCTTCGCCTGGAACGAATACGCCTTCGCCGCACTGCTGACATCGGGCACCGCGCAGACCGCGCCGCCCTTCATCCCGACCATCATCGGCGAAGGCGGCCAGGACTGGCCGGCGGTTGCGGCCGGCACGACCATCTTCCTGGTACCGATCCTGGTTTTCACCATCCTGCTTCGCAAGCAATTGCTGCGCGGCATCACCTTTGGCGCGGTGCGCAAATGA